DNA from Capsicum annuum cultivar UCD-10X-F1 unplaced genomic scaffold, UCD10Xv1.1 ctg52027, whole genome shotgun sequence:
ACTTGATGGAGTTTAGTTAATTTAAAAATCTACCATTCCAGGACCCACTAGTCCATAGCGTTGGGACCAGCACAGGCTTTGAGAGTGGGACTCCATATCCACTGAACCAAAAACTTCCTCCCTCTTCGGCCGTTCAAATTATAAGTCCTGCCATCTTTATCCTTCATCACTTGCCCCATATACCCTCCACCACCTCCTGTACCGTACAACCCCTCACACAAATCACCAATCTCCGTCGGCGCAACAGGGTCTTCCCCTGCATACCAAGCGTTCACCAATGGGTTTGACGATAACTCTGCTAACTCATGACCTAGCACGCTTATCATACCGTCTACTCCAACATCGCCGTTTGGTGCTTTCAATGCACCGGGTCCACTTCCTCCCATGTACCCAGGCACCGCAAATGGATAAGCGCAGACTTCAGGACATTGTTTGCCTGAATTCCCAACCCAAGCGTACGGCAATGTGTAGCCAACCTTGGATGCGAAGGTAAAATAATGGAAGCCACAGACCGCTCTGCAGAAATCCTGCATCGTTACATCGACTGAAGTTAACACGAGATAAATTCCTTTTTTGTGGTCAACTGTAAATGGCTTCGATTTAACAGCTTCAGCAATAACATCTTGAATCGACAACCTAGTGAGGTGGGTTCCCTGAGAGTATTTCCGGTCTGAATACTCACCAGCAATGAGTACAGATCTAGAAATGTTGGCGCCAGTTTGGTCGGTATACAAAGAAACAGTGCTCCACCACTCGGCAACTGAAGGCGAAGGCGCAGCGCGGTGATTGAAAGTGGAAACAGAAAGAAGAAAGTCCTTGATGAGGAGTTGTTGAGACGCTGTCCACTTTCCGTACCAAATGAGGTAAATATTTATGGGAGAAGAAAGAACCGGACCCATATGATAACGAAGGTTTA
Protein-coding regions in this window:
- the LOC124892925 gene encoding protein EXORDIUM-like 5, giving the protein MSFPMFQLFLVIIIIQFGSNHGSPTKQTTVLDIQNQNYFNPKLPPRTLSSNKKFEGSSDLVNLRYHMGPVLSSPINIYLIWYGKWTASQQLLIKDFLLSVSTFNHRAAPSPSVAEWWSTVSLYTDQTGANISRSVLIAGEYSDRKYSQGTHLTRLSIQDVIAEAVKSKPFTVDHKKGIYLVLTSVDVTMQDFCRAVCGFHYFTFASKVGYTLPYAWVGNSGKQCPEVCAYPFAVPGYMGGSGPGALKAPNGDVGVDGMISVLGHELAELSSNPLVNAWYAGEDPVAPTEIGDLCEGLYGTGGGGGYMGQVMKDKDGRTYNLNGRRGRKFLVQWIWSPTLKACAGPNAMD